A single region of the Amphiura filiformis chromosome 7, Afil_fr2py, whole genome shotgun sequence genome encodes:
- the LOC140156859 gene encoding general transcription factor IIH subunit 2-like, producing MAAEEEPERTYTWEGDYERTWEAIREDEKGSLQATVDDIIQRVKRKRLLDKPTNVRLGMMRHLFVVVDMSHCMEDQDLKPNRLACTVKLLEHFIEEYFDQNPISQIGIITTSNMRAEKLTELGGNPKRHIQALEKCNDKSCVKEPSLQNALEVAANTLRHMPGHASREVLIILGSLTTCDPSNIHDTITAMKEHNIRCSVIGLAAEIRVCRKLCNTTNGTYGVILDESHFKDLLMEHTTPPPATANTEPSPIRMGFPQHLLHTEKDKVDKPSMCMCHLDSKGSEGFSSGGYFCPQCNSKYCELPIECKVCGLTLVSAPHLARSFHHLFPLGNFKEIQRNSIDNSDVIFCQACQIHLTDQSVYQCPKCSNLFCLDCELFIHESLHSCPGCASTRPQPSNGTG from the exons ATGGCAGCAGAAGAAGAACCAGAAAGAACTTACACCTGGGAGGGCGACTATGAAAGGACATG GGAAGCAATCCGTGAAGATGAGAAGGGATCATTACAAGCCACCGTAGATGACATCATACAGAGAGTGAAGAGAAAACGTCTCTTAGATAAACCTACCAATGTCCGCCTGGGAATG ATGCGGCATCTGTTTGTTGTAGTTGATATGTCACATTGCATGGAGGACCAAGACTTGAAACCTAACAGATTAGCTTGCACAGTCAAG CTTTTGGAACATTTTATAGAAGAATATTTTGATCAGAATCCAATAAGTCAG ATAGGAATCATCACAACCAGTAATATGAGAGCAGAAAAACTTACTGAGCTGGGAG GCAACCCAAAACGTCACATTCAAGCCCTAGAGAAGTGCAATGACAAATCATGTGTGAAAGAGCCGTCTCTACAGAATGCATTGGAAGTTGCAGCTAATACATTAAG ACATATGCCTGGTCATGCTAGTAGGGAAGTACTCATCATTCTGGGTAGTCTAACTACCTGTGATCCAAGTAATATTCATGATACAATTACG GCTATGAAAGAACACAATATCCGTTGTTCTGTGATTGGTTTAGCAGCAGAAATCAGAGTGTGTAGGAAACTGTGTAATACTACTAATG GTACATATGGGGTGATTCTAGATGAGAGTCATTTCAAGGATCTGTTAATGGAACACACAACTCCACCTCCAGCTACG GCCAACACAGAGCCATCACCAATAAGAATGG GATTTCCGCAACATTTATTGCACACAGAAAAAGATAAAGTTGACAAACCATCAATGTGTATGTG CCATTTAGATTCCAAAGGATCAGAAGGATTTAGCTCCGGTGGTTACTTTTGTCCGCAATGTAACAGCAAATACTGTGAGCTTCCTATAGAGTGTAAAGTTTGTG GTTTAACCTTAGTTTCAGCTCCTCATCTAGCCAGATCATTTCATCATCTCTTTCCTCTGGGTAACTTCAAAGAAATACAAAGAAACTCGATAGATAATTCCGATGTAAT ATTCTGCCAAGCCTGCCAGATTCATCTCACTGATCAGTCG GTATATCAGTGTCCCAAATGCAGTAATCTGTTTTGCTTGGACTGTGAACTCTTCATCCATGAATCGCTTCATTCATGTCCTGGATGTGCCAGCACTAGACCACAGCCATCCAATGGCACTGGATAG